From Solibacillus sp. FSL W7-1464:
GCGTTAAACGAAGCAGATTTAGAAGAGATGATTACAGTTTGTAATGAAGAGAATGTACAATTTATGGAAGCGTTTATGTACCAATTTCATCCACAGCATATACGTGTGAAAGAAATTATTGGTTCCGGTGAAATTGGGGAGGTAAAACTTTATAAATCAAGTCACTCGTTTTATTTTGAAAACCGTCAAGGCAATATCCGCATGGACGCACAAAAGGGTGGGGGTGCCATTTGGGATGTGGGCTGTTACTCGGTTCATGCAATGCAACTCATTTTGGAGAAAGAAGTTAAATCAATTTCATTTAAAAAGATTGTGGATTCGGAAACAACTGTTGATGTTTCTGCATTTGGAATAGTCGAGATGGAAAATGAAATCCACGGCATGATCGACTGTAGTTTTGATATGACGGAACGTAATGAATATGAAATAGTTGGAACGAAGGGAACAATTAAAGTAAAGAATGCATTTAGGCCAGATCGTTTGAGCGGTAATGGACAAATAACTATTAATACATTAACGACAGAACGCATTGAACAAATCGGCGGAGACATATACAAGCTAGAGGTAGAATACTTTTCCGATGCTGTACGTACAAAGAGAGATCTTGCACTACAGCATAATTATTCAAGGCAAAATGTAAGAATTCTGCATGCAATTCAGCAATCGGTAACCACAAATCAACAAATCGAATTAGCAGATTACCTTTGCAATGATTGAAATAAGACCTTTTGGCCAAGTAAACAAGCAACCCGTTTATGCAGTTATCTTAACGAATGCAAACGGGATGTATGTAAGCAGTTGTACATTAGGGTGTACGATTACAGCAATCGCTACCCCCGATGCTAATGGAATAGTTGAGAATGTGGTTTGTTCATTTGATACGGCAGAAAAATATAAACAATATCCGCAGTTTTTTGGTGCGGCGATTGGACCTTTTGCAGGGCGTCTTGAAGATGCTATTTTAGAAATCAATGGAGTTTCTTTTCGAGCGAGGGCCAATGAGGGACATCATTTACTGCACGGCGGAAATGATGGCTTTCACAATCAGCTGTGGCAATTTGAAACAGGGGTTTCCTCACGTGGCCAATTTGTAAAATACTTTCTTAATTTCGAATCCGTTGATTTTCCTGGAAAGTTAAATATGTCTATTACCTATA
This genomic window contains:
- a CDS encoding Gfo/Idh/MocA family protein encodes the protein MNTVKWGVLSTADIAQTQLIPALKRAENAEIIAIASRGPKIHAIAENLEIKKAYESYDELLNDHEVEVIYIPLPNDLHKEWVIKAAKAGKHILCEKPAALNEADLEEMITVCNEENVQFMEAFMYQFHPQHIRVKEIIGSGEIGEVKLYKSSHSFYFENRQGNIRMDAQKGGGAIWDVGCYSVHAMQLILEKEVKSISFKKIVDSETTVDVSAFGIVEMENEIHGMIDCSFDMTERNEYEIVGTKGTIKVKNAFRPDRLSGNGQITINTLTTERIEQIGGDIYKLEVEYFSDAVRTKRDLALQHNYSRQNVRILHAIQQSVTTNQQIELADYLCND